Part of the Nicotiana tabacum cultivar K326 chromosome 20, ASM71507v2, whole genome shotgun sequence genome, CTCCAGTCTCTCCCAAAATGTCCACGCTCGCTATGGCGGTATTCAGAGGCCTGCTATATATCAAAGGCATTATGCATATGGCAACTACTCCAATGCAGGATTGCAGACCTGCCAAGCTCCCCAGGGTTTATCGTTGATCGCCGCAAATGCTTCACCAGTGTTTGTACAGGCTCCCACGGAGAAAGGAGTTGCAGCTTTTGCCACTGACTTCCTCATGGGTGGAGTCTCTGCTGCTGTCTCAAAGACTGCTGCTGCCCCTATTGAGCGTGTGAAGCTTTTGATCCAAAACCAAGATGAGATGATCAAGACAGGTAGGCTCTCAGAACCATACAAGGGAATTGGAGATTGTTTCAGAAGGACAATGCAGGATGAAGGGGTTGTGTCTTTGTGGAGAGGAAACACTGCCAATGTTATCCGTTATTTCCCTACTCAGGTTTACCATTTGCCTTCATTTTGAGGATTGAAGTTTATGCATATAGAAATACATTGCCAGCTGCTACTCTGTACCTTATTCCACGTTATGATAGCCTAATCATTATTTTTCCACAGGCCTTGAACTTTGCTTTTAAGGATTACTTCAAGAGACGCTTCAACTTCAAGAAGGACCGTGATGGCTACTGGAAGTGGTTTGCTGGAAACCTTGCATCTGGTGGTGCTGCTGGTGCTTCCTCGTTGCTCTTTGTCTATTCATTGGACTATGCACGTACCCGTCTTGCAAATGATGCCAAGGCTGCAAAGAAAGGAGGTGAGAGGCAGTTCAATGGTTTGGTTGATGTCTACAGGAAGACGCTCGCATCTGATGGAGTTGCTGGACTCTACCGTGGATTCAACATTTCATGTGTTGGTATCATTGTGTACCGTGGTTTGTACTTCGGAATGTACGACTCCTTGAAGCCTGTGCTCTTGACCGGAGGCCTGCAGGTTGGCGTTTCTCTATTTTTAGTGTCTTTGCTTTTTATTGGTTTGTATAGGTGTTTGATAATATCGTAAGCTTATATGCATATATTCAAAGATTCATAGTTGGAAGTAGAGTGTGTTTTGGGGAATAAATGCTTGAAGTAGCATGACTTAAACTTTTGATCTGTTATGCTGCAATACCAAGAAGCCAATGCGAGAAATTGGATTTAAGATCTATAATATCTGCTTATGCTCAAATGTGTAAATGCTATCGAAGTTGGTTGTTATTTCGGAAGGGTGATTTAGGGTATTATTATGGCAGGAAGAGAACCTCATCTGTGGAGTTACTAACCCCAGTTTAATCTGGATATTTACAGGATAGTTTCTTCGCTAGCTTTGCTCTTGGGTGGCTCATTACCAATGGTGCTGGTCTAGCCTCATACCCAATTGACACAGTCCGAAGAAGAATGATGATGACCTCCGGTGAAGCGGTCAAGTACAAGAGCTCATTCGACGCATTCTCCCAGATTCTTAAGAACGAGGGTGCCAAATCTCTTTTCAAAGGTGCTGGTGCTAACATCCTTCGTGCCGTCGCTGGTGCTGGTGTGTTGGCTGGATACGATAAGCTTCAGATGATCGTTTTCGGAAAGAAATACGGCTCTGGTGGTGCCTAAGGTCAGACCATATAGCATCCTTTATTAGGATTAGATGTTGATGAAAATCTTTTTGCAGCTCAATGTGAGGATTCATTTGGAAAGACGTTTTacgtttttcctctttttctatttgaataattttaaaaactttaGAGCGGGTTAGAACCTGAAAATCCCCCACACTCATTTCCCCTGTTGACAAAGGgtgttttatttttttgggaCCTTTATATACACTTACCAGAGGTTATATATTCTCACACTCGGAATCTTTTGTTGATATGATTTCTTTTGTCAACGCCGTTTTCTTTCCCTTTGTGTGAAAGTCCCTGATTTTCAGATTCTTTGAAGTGATTATTTGATCTATCTCGTTTCCAATCTACAGAACTTTTGGGTTCATTCAATGttgaaaatatgaacttgaaaaCAATATCGAGCTAATAAAGCAAGTACTATATtacaaacttttccaactcacaaAAAGAAGAACACAAATGTAAACGCAGATGGGATACATGTTACAAAATAAAGCTTAAACGTGAACATAGGAATAGCCAAATCCATTAGCCCTGTAAAAGCCTCTATAATAGCTCCAGGAAATGGTGGCATATGATTCTTCTTCTGTCGCATGTTATAGTTAAATTCTTATTAGCGTAAAACATAAACAAAGGCTAATTGAGATATTTGGAAAGAAACATATGCTTAGTAGAGCATTGATTAGTTGTAATAACAAAAGTATAAAACTCAAGATATTACTATAGTTACAATAAACTAAAAGATTGACGTAGAGCTTAACTTGATTACCTGCAATTCTGAAATCAAATCTTGCTCGATTGGTAACTTGTCTAGAAGCGATTATTATTTCTTCTTCTGTAATGCCTTTGACCTCGCTGCTTCTTTTTCCTTCGCGTAATAATTCTGTGTTCCATCCCTTCAATGATTCTTGCAAGCCATTTAAGATTTCcagatgaaatcatgaaatatattaTGGATAGTCCAATACATAGTCCACTTCCATATCCCATTAGAGCAGCTTTCCAAAAATCATTGAGAAACTCAGAATTGCTTTCTTGATCATCTAGTGCAGATACAGTATTATTTGTCTCTGATACCCTATCATTGCCACAACCTTTTGAAATTGGAAATCCACGTAATCCATCATTACCTTCATATGAATTCTGCTGAAATGTAGCAAATTGAGGTCCTCTAGGGATGCACCCTTCAAGATAATTGTGGGATAGATTTAAAACTGCAAGAGATGTAAGCTGAGAAGCGAGTTGTTCTGGTATCTTTCCTGCTAGTTGGTTTAACGAAAGGTCCAATGACTCGACTACAGATAGATTTCCAAGTGATGATGGTATATGACCTTGTAACCCATTATGAGATAAATTCAACACCCGAAGTGAAATGAGATCTCCCAAAACACTAGGAATATGTCCTTCAAATTTGTTGTTGGAAAGATCGATAGTGGTGTACAAGGACAAGATTCTCACAACTTCAAACTGCAACCCCTTTGTTACAAGAGTTACTGAGTCTTGGTAATATCCATCTATTGGTTCCTTCATTGAATGATCAATTCTCCTCATTGCTTTCAAATGTTTAAAAAGACTTGTTGGTAATTCTGCTGAAAATGCATTGCCAGAGAGATCTACTATTCGAAGCTGAGGAAACAAATTAATCCTTGAAGTTCTAATAGCTCCATGTAATTTATTCGATCTCAAGCTTAAAACTTGTAGCTTCGGAAGAGTTCCCAACCACATAGGGAACATGTCGTTAAAGTGATTGTCTCCTAAATCAAGAACTTCCAGATGTTGGCAATTTACCAACGATCGTGGGAGTTTTCCCTCTAGCTTATTGCCATGCAAGTTGAAGCTTTTGAGTCCATTCTGAAAGCTAAAAGTCATTTGAAGATCCCCAGAAAGACTATTGCGTTGCATATCCAAAACCTCGAGTTGTCTACTCATGTTACCTAAACATTGTGGAATTGCTCCCTCCAAATTGTTTCTTGCCAAGTCTAAAACTCTTAATGATGTCACAGTGCAAACAGAAGAAGGGATCTCCCCACTTAGATTATTGTTTGATATAAAAAAGTATTCTATGAAATTTGGTGGAATAGGTAATGGCCCTTGAAGAAAATTGGACCGTAAATCAATCCAATATACATAAGATTCAGGAGGAATTGAGTCTACACTTTCCAGCATGTTGTGGGATAGGTCAAGATATTCCAATGAAAACATCCAATTAGACCATGCCCAATTAGGAATTCTTCCTTGAATCTTATTATATGAAAGATCCAAAGTTTTAAGACGCTTTGCAGATCTCAAAAACTCCAATTCTTTTACTTCACATGCAACCAATAGTAACCTAAAAAGAGATTTGGGTAAACTAAGTTTAACTTCGTTCTCATTGGTCAATGAGATGCGATTATATGAAAGATCAAGATCGGTAAGCTGATTATGGTTTGAAAAGTAGCTAACATCCACTTGACCACTAAAATTGTTAGATGAAAGATCAAGAACCTCTAGGTTCACCAGGTTTTGAATTGACTTGGGAAGATGGCCTTGCAGTTGATTGCCCTTTAAGTTAATCCAAACTAGTGTATTGTACTTGAAATCGTCAAGTTGACCAGAAAAGTGGTTATTCTTCAAGTCTAAACGATTTAGCGATGAATAGGATAATATCCATGATGGTATTGTTCCATTCAGGGAGTTATCTCCAAGGTCCAAATACTCTATGCGTGTGAGATTTGAAAGGGATTCGGGTATAGGCCCCCAAAGATTGCAATCTCTAAGAGACAAATGGTGAAGTGAAGTTAGATAGCTCAGAGATTCAGGAAAATTACTAGAGAAATTCACTCTAGAGAGATCTAACTTTATGAGAGATGCGCTGCTATTCCATTTAGTCTTTGGAAAATAACCACTAAGCTGAGCATTGGATCGTAAATCAAGAACTTCTAAGTTTGGCAAGTGAAAAATACTCTCAGGTATTATCCCATGCAATCCTGTGGATCCCAACTTCAGAATTGTTATATGAGAAGAGAAATTTGGAGGAATGGTAGAAGAGATGTTTACATTTGAAAGATCAAGCTCTTTTAATTGAGTCAAATTCTTAAGAAGCAATTTAAAATCGCGAGCTACAAGTCTTAGATCACCACTATAGATACGAAAATACTGTAATTTAGAAAGATGAGAGATTTCAGAAGGAATTTGACCTGAGAAAGACGAGCTGGAAAGATCAAGATGCGTCAAGCTCAAAAGCCTACCAAATGCAGGTGAAATGTGCGAATCAGAGAAGTCGTTCATAGAAAGGTTAAGTCTTTGTAGATGAGAGAGCTGGAAGAGGCTGTTGTTGGAATCAATCTTCCCTTTAAGCTGGCTGCAACTTAGGTCAAGTTCAATGACATGGCCACTCAACTCATCGCATTTCACTCCATCCCATATGCAGCAATCTCTGCTCATATTCCATGAAACCGTTTTTGGATAACACCAACTACGCGTAGGATCTATAGTAAGCGTTTCCTTGAATTTTAGAAGCGAAATGCTTTGATCTATAGGGCACAGGGTCgaagagaaagaaaatttacAGAGAAAGACAACTAACAGCACAACTGAGAGTTGCCTGTAGCCCATGTTTAGCATAAAAAAGAGTTCAAAAGTTGGTAATGAATATTAGTAAGAAAAAGCTATGCAAAGTTTTAGCAAGAATCAGGTTTTCTTTGAATTTTCAAAGTTGCTGCAAAGTGTATTCAGATGGTTTGTTTGTTAGATAATTGGTTGAAACTTGACCGAATttgcatatatatttttatatctgtTTGATTCAAGAAAAATACAACTTTGTCTtataataacaaaataacaagacTACTATATAAAGGCATGCTTTATCTTTCGCTTTCACTTTCTCCTCaagttttgaaattttgttaattcaagaaaataggAACTGAAACTCCCTCCACATTAATTTATGTGATATAACTTGACTCAAGTATCAAATTTAAGGAAAAAATGACTTTTGAAATTTATACTCccccgttccaatttatgtgaatctgtttGACTGGACACGAAGTTTAAggaaaaatgaagacttttggaatttgcggtcctaaacaagtcaaaaaggggcccagagtatttttgtggttataaaagcttcttattaagagtagaattgtaagtttaagctaaattgttaccaaatttagaaagagtttattctttttggaacagaccaaaaaggtaatagattcacataaattggaagaGAGGGAGTAATAGTCTAAAACATATCATAATATTTGGGTGGTTACAAGACATTTAAAAATTAAGGTCTCAaacatttcataatataaaaatatttgattaTACAAGCTTGATTAAAAGTAAAACAGATAAAGCGgaggtttaaagttaaattgtttccaaatataaaaatattttattttctttgaaataaaatattaagaaaattgCGTCATATAAATTGAAAGGGAGGAAGTTTTACCGTTCTAAGCACTCTACTGGAAATACATACTAGCTTGTAAAGTGCTTAGAAATTGCATTCAATTGTGTTTTTCTTGCATTTCAAAGTATAAACGCATTTCTTTGAATTTTCAAGTCCTTACACAAGTCTTTGGCGTTGAAATTTTAAATGAACAAATTTCAAAGCACAAATCTTGGGATCTTAAAGTgtatactagtatagtatataatatatatatatatatatatatatatatatatatatatatatatatatatatatatatatatatatatatattttatatatatattcggtTATTATTTTTACAACAGCGTATGGAGGGGAAAGTCAAGCAACTATAAATGCGTTCTCATAAATTATACCACAACAACCCACTATAATTttactagtggggtttggggagggtagtgtgtacgcagaccttacctctaccttggggtaaagaggctgtttccaaatagaccctcggtatctttccctccaagaactccccaccttactcttggggtgactcgaactcacaacctcttgattggaagtgaaggttgcttaccatcagagcaacccctcatAAATTAAAAATCAATTCAAAAGTTTAGAAAATGTTGTTATTATAAAGTCAATGCACAAGTCTTGGGAGGGAAATGTCAAATTTGGCTCTATTTGTCTAAGAAGGTAtaatgttttgtttttgtttatttttatttttcttgtccaAACACATCTAAATTGTTATTTtttattgaattaaaaaaaacaataaacACAAAATAGATTCCCTCAAGCCACtgtatccaaaaccaaatccaagCCATTATTTCACTTGAAATTAATACTCCTCCTTCCTCAAACTAGctatatatattttcaaacttCAAATTCTCTATGTAAAATAAATACTTATTTGATACTCTTTACCGGAGAGAGACAAGTTTAAATTAATTCAATATAATTTATGAAGATTCATATATCTGATTCCAACTTATTTGAAATAGTTTGATATATACTTTCTACAAGATTATCCTATATCTCAAGTCATAAGTCCCAATCATAAGAAGCCATATAAGTAGGAAAACATTACTTTAAAATGGATATAATCAATGGTCTTCTTTTGTATTTGTCTAAAGAAATAAATTGTCAAACTACTTTTTCTTTCCCTCTGTATAAAAGTCTCTGATCTTCAAATTCATTGAAATTAATAAATAGTTTTGGAGCTATTGTCTTCCCTTTAAAATTATGTAGAGAGACATTCAAAGTTGAAAATATGTGAAAGATAATAAAGCAAGTAATATTACAAATGGAA contains:
- the LOC107791042 gene encoding ADP,ATP carrier protein, mitochondrial — its product is MEDMNQHPTVFQKVANQLHLSSSLSQNVHARYGGIQRPAIYQRHYAYGNYSNAGLQTCQAPQGLSLIAANASPVFVQAPTEKGVAAFATDFLMGGVSAAVSKTAAAPIERVKLLIQNQDEMIKTGRLSEPYKGIGDCFRRTMQDEGVVSLWRGNTANVIRYFPTQALNFAFKDYFKRRFNFKKDRDGYWKWFAGNLASGGAAGASSLLFVYSLDYARTRLANDAKAAKKGGERQFNGLVDVYRKTLASDGVAGLYRGFNISCVGIIVYRGLYFGMYDSLKPVLLTGGLQDSFFASFALGWLITNGAGLASYPIDTVRRRMMMTSGEAVKYKSSFDAFSQILKNEGAKSLFKGAGANILRAVAGAGVLAGYDKLQMIVFGKKYGSGGA
- the LOC107791038 gene encoding receptor-like protein Cf-9 homolog, with the translated sequence MLNMGYRQLSVVLLVVFLCKFSFSSTLCPIDQSISLLKFKETLTIDPTRSWCYPKTVSWNMSRDCCIWDGVKCDELSGHVIELDLSCSQLKGKIDSNNSLFQLSHLQRLNLSMNDFSDSHISPAFGRLLSLTHLDLSSSSFSGQIPSEISHLSKLQYFRIYSGDLRLVARDFKLLLKNLTQLKELDLSNVNISSTIPPNFSSHITILKLGSTGLHGIIPESIFHLPNLEVLDLRSNAQLSGYFPKTKWNSSASLIKLDLSRVNFSSNFPESLSYLTSLHHLSLRDCNLWGPIPESLSNLTRIEYLDLGDNSLNGTIPSWILSYSSLNRLDLKNNHFSGQLDDFKYNTLVWINLKGNQLQGHLPKSIQNLVNLEVLDLSSNNFSGQVDVSYFSNHNQLTDLDLSYNRISLTNENEVKLSLPKSLFRLLLVACEVKELEFLRSAKRLKTLDLSYNKIQGRIPNWAWSNWMFSLEYLDLSHNMLESVDSIPPESYVYWIDLRSNFLQGPLPIPPNFIEYFFISNNNLSGEIPSSVCTVTSLRVLDLARNNLEGAIPQCLGNMSRQLEVLDMQRNSLSGDLQMTFSFQNGLKSFNLHGNKLEGKLPRSLVNCQHLEVLDLGDNHFNDMFPMWLGTLPKLQVLSLRSNKLHGAIRTSRINLFPQLRIVDLSGNAFSAELPTSLFKHLKAMRRIDHSMKEPIDGYYQDSVTLVTKGLQFEVVRILSLYTTIDLSNNKFEGHIPSVLGDLISLRVLNLSHNGLQGHIPSSLGNLSVVESLDLSLNQLAGKIPEQLASQLTSLAVLNLSHNYLEGCIPRGPQFATFQQNSYEGNDGLRGFPISKGCGNDRVSETNNTVSALDDQESNSEFLNDFWKAALMGYGSGLCIGLSIIYFMISSGNLKWLARIIEGMEHRIITRRKKKQRGQRHYRRRNNNRF